The Microbacterium sp. KUDC0406 genome includes a window with the following:
- the neuC gene encoding UDP-N-acetylglucosamine 2-epimerase: MRTIAVVTGTRADYGLLRGLLRAIEDDPQLNLRLIVTGTHLSDAFGHTVAEIERDGFRIAASVPIWSGTDTPVAAAEDVGRALPGYAEALKEIDPDVVVVLGDRLEAFAVAAAATILSVPIAHIHGGELTEGAMDDALRHSITKMAYLHFTSTADHRRRVIQLGEDPERVFFHGAPIVDILDTFDVMPPREVEEQFGIRLPEPTALVTFHPAIMDVAPASELVGELLGGLLAVDELHIVITGSNSDIGTEAVRERIARFVAEHPDRVDYVESFGQRAYLSAMRAASVVAGNSSSTVLEAPVLGVPSVLVGDRQKGRPIAASVEVPEPSAEAIADALRRRIAGGPVTDHDSPFGAPGFAARTAATLRNAEIPRPPKKTFHDLEQGDDDER, translated from the coding sequence ATGAGGACGATCGCCGTCGTCACCGGCACCCGTGCGGACTACGGGCTGCTGCGCGGCCTGCTCAGGGCGATCGAGGACGATCCGCAGCTGAATCTCCGCCTGATCGTCACAGGTACTCACCTCAGCGACGCCTTCGGACACACGGTCGCCGAGATCGAGCGCGACGGGTTCCGCATCGCCGCATCCGTGCCGATCTGGTCCGGCACGGACACACCAGTAGCCGCAGCGGAGGACGTCGGCCGTGCCCTCCCCGGCTATGCAGAGGCGCTGAAGGAGATCGACCCCGATGTCGTGGTCGTGCTCGGCGACAGGCTGGAGGCCTTCGCCGTCGCGGCGGCCGCCACCATCCTGTCGGTGCCGATCGCGCACATCCACGGCGGGGAGCTCACCGAAGGCGCGATGGATGACGCGCTCCGGCACTCGATCACCAAGATGGCGTACCTGCACTTCACCTCGACCGCGGACCACCGTCGCCGGGTGATCCAGCTGGGCGAGGATCCGGAGCGGGTGTTCTTCCACGGCGCGCCCATCGTCGACATCCTGGACACCTTCGACGTAATGCCGCCGCGCGAGGTCGAGGAGCAGTTCGGCATCCGGCTGCCCGAGCCGACGGCCCTGGTGACCTTCCACCCCGCGATCATGGACGTCGCTCCCGCGTCCGAGCTCGTGGGGGAGCTCCTCGGCGGGCTGCTCGCCGTCGATGAGCTGCACATCGTAATCACGGGCTCGAACTCAGACATCGGCACCGAGGCGGTGAGGGAACGGATCGCACGGTTCGTGGCCGAGCACCCCGACCGCGTCGATTATGTCGAGTCGTTCGGGCAGCGGGCGTATCTCAGCGCCATGCGCGCAGCATCCGTGGTGGCGGGGAACTCGTCGAGCACTGTCCTCGAGGCTCCGGTGCTCGGTGTCCCCTCCGTGCTGGTCGGCGACCGCCAGAAGGGGCGTCCCATCGCCGCGAGCGTCGAAGTACCCGAGCCCAGCGCCGAGGCGATCGCCGACGCCCTCCGACGACGGATAGCCGGCGGTCCGGTGACCGATCACGACAGCCCGTTCGGCGCTCCCGGATTTGCCGCGCGTACGGCCGCCACTCTGCGCAACGCGGAGATCCCGCGGCCGCCGAAGAAGACCTTCCACGATCTCGAACAGGGAGACGACGATGAACGCTGA